From the genome of Silurus meridionalis isolate SWU-2019-XX chromosome 20, ASM1480568v1, whole genome shotgun sequence, one region includes:
- the LOC124402686 gene encoding integral membrane protein 2C-like: MVKISCAAINGIKAEKEEREDPERIYIPPQHVGVTQCSSLSGLCCLLIALIISSCSLVYASIYIYRYYIIPQAGESQFRCNVYYEDTLKAPQHDQEELQENVDINLQKNYERISINAGSTNPRTRPATIIHDFNKGLTAYHDITLDKCYISTLNSSIVLPPRNLWKLLINVKLRTGNDASLPQTYMVQEEMVVSEQVTNTRVFGMFIHRLCEGKPTYQIRRRLTRRRIAKREEQICHSIRHFENTFVMDTLICDAP; this comes from the exons ATGGTGAAGATCAGCTGCGCGGCGATAAATGGCATTAAAGCCGAGAAAGAGGAGCGCGAGGATCCGGAGCGCATCTACATCCCGCCGCAGCAC gtgggTGTGACCCAGTGCTCGTCCCTGAGTGGACTCTGTTGTTTACTGATTGCTCTCATAATCAGCTCCTGCAGCCTGGTGTATGCCTCCATCTACATCTACCGCTATTATATTATccctcag gcaggtGAGTCTCAGTTCCGGTGTAATGTTTATTATGAAGACACTCTGAAGGCACCTCAGCATGATCAAGAGGAACTGCAGGAGAATGTTGACATCAACCTGCAAAAAAACTACGAAAGAATCAGCATCAATGCTGGCAGCACAAACCCACGGACACGTCCTGCTACCATCATACATGACTTCAAcaag ggtctgACTGCATATCACGacatcactctggataagtgtTACATCAGCACATTGAACAGCAGCATCGTTCTGCCACCAAGGAACCTGTGGAAGCTCCTCATCAATGTCAAACTGAGAActggcaat GATGCATCTCTCCCGCAGACGTACATGGTTCAGGAGGAGATGGTGGTGTCTGAGCAGGTGACGAACACGCGTGTGTTTGGCATGTTTATCCACAGACTGTGTGAAGGGAAACCAACTTATCAGATTAGACGTCGCCTCACACGCCGCC GTATTGCGAAGCGTGAGGAGCAGATCTGTCACTCCATCCGTCACTTTGAGAACACATTTGTAATGGACACGCTGATATGTGATGCACCCtga